One window of the Salvia miltiorrhiza cultivar Shanhuang (shh) chromosome 6, IMPLAD_Smil_shh, whole genome shotgun sequence genome contains the following:
- the LOC130990167 gene encoding uncharacterized protein LOC130990167: MELLCHFLESCQEVQAVIEFLKPQVVILELCSSRVAILTPQNLKRKALDDKLKEKEEREAFQVNIGDFGLAVMKCVMLDLKLQGIRAGGNSDFSDEMGKELSQMSVAAGLRFLNRAALKSLEEFGIEGSMKSPWKRCCYSCPW; encoded by the exons ATGGAATTGCTCTGTCATTTTCTGGAATCTTGCCAAGAAGTTCAGGCTGTGATAGAATTCTTGAAACCCCAG GTTGTCATTTTGGAGCTGTGCTCTAGTCGTGTTGCGATTCTTACGCCGCAAAACTTGAAG CGAAAAGCACTAGATGACAAGTTAAAGGAAAAGGAGGAACGAGAAGCATTTCAG GTTAATATTGGTGACTTCGGCTTGGCAGTTATGAAGTGTGTGATGCTTGATTTGAAACTCCAA GGGATTAGAGCAGGTGGGAACTCAGATTTCAGTGATGAAATGGGCAAGGAACTTAGCCAAATGAGTGTGGCAGCTGGGCTAAG GTTCTTGAACCGGGCAGCTCTGAAGAGTCTAGAAGAGTTTGGAATAGAAGGTTCCATGAAAAGTCCATGGAAAAGATGCTGCTATTCTTGTCCCTGGTGA
- the LOC130990169 gene encoding polygalacturonase-like, with translation MTIKCISSLILLVLPLILAYHTFAQPQIFDITTYGATPDTDISEALLNAWEDAIVSANESKIVIPQGTWMLSQAELAGPGLGPIEIENQGTVLANADPNSMPNPKAQWIAVNYVNSFTLSGHGVFDGQGALQAWATNDCNVNRNCSKLPINLSFNFMNNSVIQDVTSKDSKNFHINCLACMNVSFIRLTVVAPGDSPNTDGIHVARSTMVNIADSVIATGDDCVSMGDDLTQVYIHNVTCGPGHGISIGSLGRNLNERNISGIYVKNCSFIQTQNGVRIKTWPSAPATIILSNLHFENLIMQNASNPIIIDQQYCPWNLCNLTSPSLIEIRQVRIKNVKGTTSSSHAVKLSCSSAKPCDDVKIGDVDITSAKMEGTKLGFSLR, from the exons ATGACAATTAAGTGCATTTCCTCATTAATTCTACTAGTTTTGCCATTAATCTTGGCATATCATACCTTTGCGCAGCCCCAAATCTTTGATATTACAACTTATGGTGCTACACCGGATACAGATATCAGTGAG GCTTTATTGAATGCATGGGAGGATGCAATTGTATCAGCAAATGAAAGCAAAATAGTGATTCCACAAGGAACATGGATGCTAAGCCAAGCGGAATTAGCCGGTCCGGGTTTGGGTCCTATTGAGATTGAAAATCAAGGCACTGTTTTAGCAAATGCAGATCCTAATTCCATGCCCAACCCCAAAGCCCAATGGATCGCGGTTAATTACGTCAATTCCTTCACCCTCTCCGGCCACGGCGTTTTCGACGGTCAGGGCGCCCTGCAAGCCTGGGCAACCAACGACTGCAACGTCAATAGGAATTGCTCCAAGCTTCCAATT AACTTGAGCTTCAATTTTATGAACAACTCCGTGATTCAAGATGTTACTAGCAAAGACAGCAAGAATTTTCATATAAACTGTCTAGCATGCATGAACGTGAGCTTCATCCGGCTGACGGTTGTTGCCCCGGGCGACAGTCCGAACACCGACGGAATCCACGTGGCCCGGTCCACGATGGTCAACATCGCCGATTCCGTGATCGCAACGGGAGACGACTGCGTGTCGATGGGCGACGATCTCACACAAGTCTACATCCACAATGTAACTTGCGGGCCGGGCCACGGCATCAGCATTGGAAGCCTTGGAAGGAACCTCAATGAGAGGAACATTTCTGGCATATACGTCAAGAATTGCAGCTTCATCCAAACTCAGAATGGTGTGAGGATCAAGACATGGCCATCTGCCCCAGCCACCATCATATTGTCTAACCTTCACTTCGAAAATTTGATCATGCAAAATGCTAGTAATCCTATTATCATCGATCAACAATACTGCCCTTGGAATTTGTGCAATTTAACT AGCCCATCACTTATCGAAATTAGGCAAGTGAGAATCAAGAATGTGAAGGGGACAACAAGTAGTTCACACGCGGTGAAGCTTTCTTGCAGTTCAGCTAAGCCATGCGACGATGTGAAAATTGGAGATGTAGATATTACAAGTGCTAAAATGGAAGGAACCAAGCTCGGATTTTCCTTGAGGTAA